From a region of the Castanea sativa cultivar Marrone di Chiusa Pesio chromosome 10, ASM4071231v1 genome:
- the LOC142612666 gene encoding uncharacterized protein LOC142612666 isoform X2, protein MANVSDSSNTQILDSQPQPPSSPPSGNEANDVTEVGYATAYEDTVVLDSPLAETQLEKLVFDDEAVGDGIGGAVCEYEEEVVLDSEDEGVQGSKVVNVVNGVLDGKAGRRLKGNVMDLWKGQLSSPCKPVDMALASNVSNQEQFGAGNKGSSINFESTGRGNDLSHPPSSDYNLARLNYINSQEPGESAEANALRFVDHFLSSNNVGMSPSVGHGKTFREKSLPVFSAKGTQSLAKRIKLGTAIVKTGALEWTDSDQHEGGGEIASKRMEASIDFGGCKQKSVTSHQDTRNLHIKRGSSLVHEGKENNEFLNLSKEMMHSTRADSRSALFSSKEINRTLQVIEGNPVEELEDQLDASLTRQQLEASDMERETSDMFDIGFNTQVAVEAMEALAYGLPAGDSYGNAYQSPENTLDHSTRGVNENEAHFGHSSLQETACFDLGDIARKTKRRKRSARRFSRGSSGSFQKQSVNQELDLELAITTKVRRGKSSDQRQLNSGNSGDAIESLGRRSVKPNKQRKAEGSLERNKLKEFKIDVCSPLSVENVSLGKVQSQGKCMNLSLIAHQNRQWMSRGNVIKTKDQLDNPGDVIIQYRRKKSRVAADPVEVLRANEGNSKLAFNSSREARNSKLNHKDQFVQRKAEASSEGTKLKEFEIDVCSSVSVENISLAKGQSQGKCMNLCPVAHQNSQRMSEGKLIRTKNLGERINDGVIIPYRRKRSRVVADPVEVLSADGEYSKWDFSSSCKARNNQLNQDDQSIQEVTAINNSLRSNPWRYPKGKRTCRSVRRHLSGPNNMHAPFTTVDGNDRNLHCIESQKRSEGIEKVKEKANSPVYACPHQHSTETDEPGSAGAISNCELDAISTRVFPTGLCRARASMQSGSLNGKHSISSTGGAGKNHKLEVLSNKTTEPSGSEKTITFSSAKGINVATSNRIYYDYHRKPCNKNLPKSSFLKELLRLGVPESTPEITWKDSRRRRDMAFVRVLFSQHLDNNIIKQQKKILGRLGISVASCCRDATHFIADKFARTRNMLEAIALGKPVVTHLWLESCGQASCFIDEKNYILRDTKKEKEIGFSMPVSLTRATQHPLLKGRRVVITPSIKPDKEMITSLVKAVHGQPVERSQVFPAKDEKILDDLLILSCEEDHAICRPFLQKGAAVYSSELLLNGIVIQKLEYERHKLFTNQE, encoded by the exons ATGGCTAATGTTAGCGACTCTAGCAATACTCAGATTCTTGACTCTCAGCCTCAGCCCCCATCATCACCACCATCTg GAAATGAAGCTAATGATGTGACAGAAGTTGGGTATGCTACGGCTTATGAAGATACTGTTGTGCTTGATAGTCCATTAGCCGAAACCCAGTTGGAGAAACTTGTTTTTGATGATGAGGCTGTGGGTGATGGGATTGGGGGTGCAGTATGTGAGTATGAGGAAGAGGTGGTGCTTGACAGTGAGGATGAGGGAGTGCAGGGAAGTAAAGTGGTTAATGTTGTTAATGGCGTATTGGATGGTAAAGCCGGTAGAAGATTGAAAGGGAATGTGATGGACTTGTGGAAGGGGCAGCTCAGTTCGCCTTGTAAGCCAGTGGACATGGCATTGGCATCAAATGTCTCCAACCAGGAACAATTTGGAGCAG GGAATAAAGGctcttctataaattttgagagCACTGGTAGGGGAAACGATCTATCTCATCCACCTTCAAGTGATTACAACCTTGCTAGATTGAATTACATCAATTCTCAGGAACCTGGGGAGTCAGCTGAAGCCAATGCACTCAGGTTTGTGGATCACTTCTTGTCATCTAACAATGTTGGCATGTCTCCAAGTGTTGGCCATGGAAAGACTTTTAGGGAGAAATCACTTCCTGTATTCAGTGCAAAAGGAACTCAAAGTTTGGCAAAGAGAATTAAACTTGGAACCGCAATTGTAAAAACAGGAGCCCTTGAATGGACTGATAGTGATCAGCATGAAGGAGGTGGTGAAATTGCTAGCAAAAGGATGGAGGCATCTATTGATTTTGGAGGTTGCAAGCAGAAATCAGTGACAAGTCATCAGGACACCAGGAATCTTCACATTAAACGAGGTAGCAGCTTAGTTCATGAGGGCAAAGAGAACAATGAGTTCCTAAATCTCAGTAAGGAAATGATGCATTCAACTCGTGCTGATTCAAGATCTGCCTTATTCAGCTCAAAAGAGATTAACAGGACATTACAAGTAATTGAAGGTAACCCTGTTGAGGAATTAGAGGACCAGTTAGATGCTAGCTTAACAAGACAACAGTTGGAAGCTAGCGATATGGAAAGAGAAACATCTGACATGTTTGATATTGGTTTTAACACTCAAGTGGCTGTTGAAGCTATGGAAGCTCTAGCATATGGGCTCCCTGCAGGCGACAGTTATGGTAATGCTTATCAAAGTCCAGAAAACACCCTTGATCATTCTACAAGAGGTGTAAATGAGAATGAAGCTCATTTTGGACATTCGTCCTTACAAGAGACTGCTTGTTTTGATTTAGGAGACATAGCAAGAAAAACAAAGCGAAGAAAGCGTTCTGCTAGAAGATTTAGTAGAGGAAGTTCAGGTTCATTTCAGAAGCAGTCTGTAAATCAGGAGCTAGATCTTGAGTTGGCAATAACAACAAAAGTGAGAAGAGGCAAGTCCTCTGATCAGAGACAGTTAAACAGTGGAAATTCTGGTGATGCAATTGAAAGTTTAGGCAGAAGATCTGTTAAGCCTAATAAGCAAAGAAAGGCAGAGGGATCTTTAGAAAGGAACAAACTTAAAGAGTTTAAGATTGATGTGTGTTCACCTCTGTCAGTTGAAAATGTCTCACTTGGCAAAGTACAGTCCCAAGGAAAGTGTATGAATTTATCTCTGATTGCCCACCAAAACAGGCAGTGGATGTCAAGGGGTAATGTGATAAAGACTAAGGATCAATTAGATAATCCAGGAGATGTTATAATTCAATACAGAAGAAAGAAGAGCCGTGTAGCTGCTGATCCAGTTGAAGTTTTGAGAGCCAATGAAGGAAATTCCAAACTGGCCTTCAATTCATCTAGGGAAGCTAGAAACAGCAAATTGAATCACAAAGATCAATTTGTTCAAAGAAAGGCAGAGGCATCTTCGGAAGGTACCAAACTTAAAGAGTTTGAGATTGATGTGTGTTCTTCTGTGTCAGTTGAAAATATATCACTTGCCAAGGGACAGTCCCAAGGGAAGTGTATGAATCTATGTCCTGTTGCCCACCAAAACAGCCAAAGGATGTCAGAGGGTAAGTTGATAAGGACTAAGAATCTAGGAGAAAGGATAAATGATGGTGTTATAATTCCATACAGAAGAAAGAGGAGCCGTGTAGTAGCTGATCCAGTTGAAGTTTTGAGTGCTGATGGAGAATATTCCAAATGGGACTTCAGTTCATCTTGCAAAGCTAGAAACAACCAATTGAATCAAGATGATCAATCAATTCAAGAGGTCACTGCCATAAACAATTCCTTAAGATCAAATCCATGGAGATATCCAAAAGGGAAAAGAACATGTCGTAGTGTACGAAGACATTTAAGTGGACCTAATAACATGCATGCCCCATTCACAACAGTAGATGGAAATGACAGAAATCTTCATTGTATTGAAAGTCAAAAAAGGTCAGAGGGCATTGAAAAAGTGAAGGAGAAAGCAAATTCACCAGTATATGCTTGCCCACATCAGCATTCTACAGAAACTGATGAACCAGGTTCTGCTGGTGCTATTTCAAACTGTGAATTAGATGCCATCAGTACAAGAGTATTTCCTACAGGTTTGTGCAGAGCCAGGGCATCTATGCAATCTGGAAGTCTAAATGGGAAACATTCTATATCATCTACTGGTGGTGCAGGAAAGAACCATAAGTTGGAGGTGTTATCAAACAAGACTACTGAGCCATCTGGTTCAGAAAAAACTATTACATTTAGCTCCGCCAAGGGCATAAATGTGGCAACATCCAATCGTATATATTATGATTATCACAGAAAACCATGCAACAAAAACCTACCAAAATCATCCTTTTTGAAAGAGCTTTTAAGACTGGGTGTCCCTGAGTCAACACCTGAGATTACCTGGAAAGACTCAAGAAGACGAAGAGATATGGCATTTGTTCGAGTCTTGTTTAGCCAGCATTTGGACAACAATATCATCAAGCAACAGAAAAAG ATCCTGGGACGACTGGGCATATCCGTTGCATCATGTTGCAGGGATGCCACACATTTCATAGCTGACAAATTTGCACGTACAAGGAATATGTTGGAAGCCATTGCTCTTGGAAAACCAGTGGTGACACATTTATGGCTAGAGAGCTGTGGACAAGCAAGCTGCTTCATTGATGAGAAAAATTACATTCTGAGGgataccaaaaaagaaaaggaaattggCTTTAGCATGCCTGTCTCACTAACTCGTGCAACCCAACATCCACTTCTAAAG GGTCGCAGAGTCGTCATTACCCCAAGTATAAAACCTGATAAAGAAATGATTACAAGCTTGGTCAAAGCAGTTCATGGCCAG CCAGTGGAGAGAAGTCAAGTATTTCCAGCAAAGGATGAAAAGATCCTAGATGATCTTTTGattctttcttgtgaagaagatCATGCAATCTGTAGGCCTTTCCTTCAGAAAG GAGCTGCAGTCTACAGTTCAGAGCTTTTACTGAATGGAATAGTTATTCAGAAATTGGAATACGAAAG
- the LOC142612666 gene encoding uncharacterized protein LOC142612666 isoform X3: MANVSDSSNTQILDSQPQPPSSPPSVGNEANDVTEVGYATAYEDTVVLDSPLAETQLEKLVFDDEAVGDGIGGAVCEYEEEVVLDSEDEGVQGSKVVNVVNGVLDGKAGRRLKGNVMDLWKGQLSSPCKPVDMALASNVSNQEQFGAGSSINFESTGRGNDLSHPPSSDYNLARLNYINSQEPGESAEANALRFVDHFLSSNNVGMSPSVGHGKTFREKSLPVFSAKGTQSLAKRIKLGTAIVKTGALEWTDSDQHEGGGEIASKRMEASIDFGGCKQKSVTSHQDTRNLHIKRGSSLVHEGKENNEFLNLSKEMMHSTRADSRSALFSSKEINRTLQVIEGNPVEELEDQLDASLTRQQLEASDMERETSDMFDIGFNTQVAVEAMEALAYGLPAGDSYGNAYQSPENTLDHSTRGVNENEAHFGHSSLQETACFDLGDIARKTKRRKRSARRFSRGSSGSFQKQSVNQELDLELAITTKVRRGKSSDQRQLNSGNSGDAIESLGRRSVKPNKQRKAEGSLERNKLKEFKIDVCSPLSVENVSLGKVQSQGKCMNLSLIAHQNRQWMSRGNVIKTKDQLDNPGDVIIQYRRKKSRVAADPVEVLRANEGNSKLAFNSSREARNSKLNHKDQFVQRKAEASSEGTKLKEFEIDVCSSVSVENISLAKGQSQGKCMNLCPVAHQNSQRMSEGKLIRTKNLGERINDGVIIPYRRKRSRVVADPVEVLSADGEYSKWDFSSSCKARNNQLNQDDQSIQEVTAINNSLRSNPWRYPKGKRTCRSVRRHLSGPNNMHAPFTTVDGNDRNLHCIESQKRSEGIEKVKEKANSPVYACPHQHSTETDEPGSAGAISNCELDAISTRVFPTGLCRARASMQSGSLNGKHSISSTGGAGKNHKLEVLSNKTTEPSGSEKTITFSSAKGINVATSNRIYYDYHRKPCNKNLPKSSFLKELLRLGVPESTPEITWKDSRRRRDMAFVRVLFSQHLDNNIIKQQKKILGRLGISVASCCRDATHFIADKFARTRNMLEAIALGKPVVTHLWLESCGQASCFIDEKNYILRDTKKEKEIGFSMPVSLTRATQHPLLKGRRVVITPSIKPDKEMITSLVKAVHGQPVERSQVFPAKDEKILDDLLILSCEEDHAICRPFLQKGAAVYSSELLLNGIVIQKLEYERHKLFTNQE, from the exons ATGGCTAATGTTAGCGACTCTAGCAATACTCAGATTCTTGACTCTCAGCCTCAGCCCCCATCATCACCACCATCTg TAGGAAATGAAGCTAATGATGTGACAGAAGTTGGGTATGCTACGGCTTATGAAGATACTGTTGTGCTTGATAGTCCATTAGCCGAAACCCAGTTGGAGAAACTTGTTTTTGATGATGAGGCTGTGGGTGATGGGATTGGGGGTGCAGTATGTGAGTATGAGGAAGAGGTGGTGCTTGACAGTGAGGATGAGGGAGTGCAGGGAAGTAAAGTGGTTAATGTTGTTAATGGCGTATTGGATGGTAAAGCCGGTAGAAGATTGAAAGGGAATGTGATGGACTTGTGGAAGGGGCAGCTCAGTTCGCCTTGTAAGCCAGTGGACATGGCATTGGCATCAAATGTCTCCAACCAGGAACAATTTGGAGCAG GctcttctataaattttgagagCACTGGTAGGGGAAACGATCTATCTCATCCACCTTCAAGTGATTACAACCTTGCTAGATTGAATTACATCAATTCTCAGGAACCTGGGGAGTCAGCTGAAGCCAATGCACTCAGGTTTGTGGATCACTTCTTGTCATCTAACAATGTTGGCATGTCTCCAAGTGTTGGCCATGGAAAGACTTTTAGGGAGAAATCACTTCCTGTATTCAGTGCAAAAGGAACTCAAAGTTTGGCAAAGAGAATTAAACTTGGAACCGCAATTGTAAAAACAGGAGCCCTTGAATGGACTGATAGTGATCAGCATGAAGGAGGTGGTGAAATTGCTAGCAAAAGGATGGAGGCATCTATTGATTTTGGAGGTTGCAAGCAGAAATCAGTGACAAGTCATCAGGACACCAGGAATCTTCACATTAAACGAGGTAGCAGCTTAGTTCATGAGGGCAAAGAGAACAATGAGTTCCTAAATCTCAGTAAGGAAATGATGCATTCAACTCGTGCTGATTCAAGATCTGCCTTATTCAGCTCAAAAGAGATTAACAGGACATTACAAGTAATTGAAGGTAACCCTGTTGAGGAATTAGAGGACCAGTTAGATGCTAGCTTAACAAGACAACAGTTGGAAGCTAGCGATATGGAAAGAGAAACATCTGACATGTTTGATATTGGTTTTAACACTCAAGTGGCTGTTGAAGCTATGGAAGCTCTAGCATATGGGCTCCCTGCAGGCGACAGTTATGGTAATGCTTATCAAAGTCCAGAAAACACCCTTGATCATTCTACAAGAGGTGTAAATGAGAATGAAGCTCATTTTGGACATTCGTCCTTACAAGAGACTGCTTGTTTTGATTTAGGAGACATAGCAAGAAAAACAAAGCGAAGAAAGCGTTCTGCTAGAAGATTTAGTAGAGGAAGTTCAGGTTCATTTCAGAAGCAGTCTGTAAATCAGGAGCTAGATCTTGAGTTGGCAATAACAACAAAAGTGAGAAGAGGCAAGTCCTCTGATCAGAGACAGTTAAACAGTGGAAATTCTGGTGATGCAATTGAAAGTTTAGGCAGAAGATCTGTTAAGCCTAATAAGCAAAGAAAGGCAGAGGGATCTTTAGAAAGGAACAAACTTAAAGAGTTTAAGATTGATGTGTGTTCACCTCTGTCAGTTGAAAATGTCTCACTTGGCAAAGTACAGTCCCAAGGAAAGTGTATGAATTTATCTCTGATTGCCCACCAAAACAGGCAGTGGATGTCAAGGGGTAATGTGATAAAGACTAAGGATCAATTAGATAATCCAGGAGATGTTATAATTCAATACAGAAGAAAGAAGAGCCGTGTAGCTGCTGATCCAGTTGAAGTTTTGAGAGCCAATGAAGGAAATTCCAAACTGGCCTTCAATTCATCTAGGGAAGCTAGAAACAGCAAATTGAATCACAAAGATCAATTTGTTCAAAGAAAGGCAGAGGCATCTTCGGAAGGTACCAAACTTAAAGAGTTTGAGATTGATGTGTGTTCTTCTGTGTCAGTTGAAAATATATCACTTGCCAAGGGACAGTCCCAAGGGAAGTGTATGAATCTATGTCCTGTTGCCCACCAAAACAGCCAAAGGATGTCAGAGGGTAAGTTGATAAGGACTAAGAATCTAGGAGAAAGGATAAATGATGGTGTTATAATTCCATACAGAAGAAAGAGGAGCCGTGTAGTAGCTGATCCAGTTGAAGTTTTGAGTGCTGATGGAGAATATTCCAAATGGGACTTCAGTTCATCTTGCAAAGCTAGAAACAACCAATTGAATCAAGATGATCAATCAATTCAAGAGGTCACTGCCATAAACAATTCCTTAAGATCAAATCCATGGAGATATCCAAAAGGGAAAAGAACATGTCGTAGTGTACGAAGACATTTAAGTGGACCTAATAACATGCATGCCCCATTCACAACAGTAGATGGAAATGACAGAAATCTTCATTGTATTGAAAGTCAAAAAAGGTCAGAGGGCATTGAAAAAGTGAAGGAGAAAGCAAATTCACCAGTATATGCTTGCCCACATCAGCATTCTACAGAAACTGATGAACCAGGTTCTGCTGGTGCTATTTCAAACTGTGAATTAGATGCCATCAGTACAAGAGTATTTCCTACAGGTTTGTGCAGAGCCAGGGCATCTATGCAATCTGGAAGTCTAAATGGGAAACATTCTATATCATCTACTGGTGGTGCAGGAAAGAACCATAAGTTGGAGGTGTTATCAAACAAGACTACTGAGCCATCTGGTTCAGAAAAAACTATTACATTTAGCTCCGCCAAGGGCATAAATGTGGCAACATCCAATCGTATATATTATGATTATCACAGAAAACCATGCAACAAAAACCTACCAAAATCATCCTTTTTGAAAGAGCTTTTAAGACTGGGTGTCCCTGAGTCAACACCTGAGATTACCTGGAAAGACTCAAGAAGACGAAGAGATATGGCATTTGTTCGAGTCTTGTTTAGCCAGCATTTGGACAACAATATCATCAAGCAACAGAAAAAG ATCCTGGGACGACTGGGCATATCCGTTGCATCATGTTGCAGGGATGCCACACATTTCATAGCTGACAAATTTGCACGTACAAGGAATATGTTGGAAGCCATTGCTCTTGGAAAACCAGTGGTGACACATTTATGGCTAGAGAGCTGTGGACAAGCAAGCTGCTTCATTGATGAGAAAAATTACATTCTGAGGgataccaaaaaagaaaaggaaattggCTTTAGCATGCCTGTCTCACTAACTCGTGCAACCCAACATCCACTTCTAAAG GGTCGCAGAGTCGTCATTACCCCAAGTATAAAACCTGATAAAGAAATGATTACAAGCTTGGTCAAAGCAGTTCATGGCCAG CCAGTGGAGAGAAGTCAAGTATTTCCAGCAAAGGATGAAAAGATCCTAGATGATCTTTTGattctttcttgtgaagaagatCATGCAATCTGTAGGCCTTTCCTTCAGAAAG GAGCTGCAGTCTACAGTTCAGAGCTTTTACTGAATGGAATAGTTATTCAGAAATTGGAATACGAAAG
- the LOC142612666 gene encoding uncharacterized protein LOC142612666 isoform X1 — MANVSDSSNTQILDSQPQPPSSPPSVGNEANDVTEVGYATAYEDTVVLDSPLAETQLEKLVFDDEAVGDGIGGAVCEYEEEVVLDSEDEGVQGSKVVNVVNGVLDGKAGRRLKGNVMDLWKGQLSSPCKPVDMALASNVSNQEQFGAGNKGSSINFESTGRGNDLSHPPSSDYNLARLNYINSQEPGESAEANALRFVDHFLSSNNVGMSPSVGHGKTFREKSLPVFSAKGTQSLAKRIKLGTAIVKTGALEWTDSDQHEGGGEIASKRMEASIDFGGCKQKSVTSHQDTRNLHIKRGSSLVHEGKENNEFLNLSKEMMHSTRADSRSALFSSKEINRTLQVIEGNPVEELEDQLDASLTRQQLEASDMERETSDMFDIGFNTQVAVEAMEALAYGLPAGDSYGNAYQSPENTLDHSTRGVNENEAHFGHSSLQETACFDLGDIARKTKRRKRSARRFSRGSSGSFQKQSVNQELDLELAITTKVRRGKSSDQRQLNSGNSGDAIESLGRRSVKPNKQRKAEGSLERNKLKEFKIDVCSPLSVENVSLGKVQSQGKCMNLSLIAHQNRQWMSRGNVIKTKDQLDNPGDVIIQYRRKKSRVAADPVEVLRANEGNSKLAFNSSREARNSKLNHKDQFVQRKAEASSEGTKLKEFEIDVCSSVSVENISLAKGQSQGKCMNLCPVAHQNSQRMSEGKLIRTKNLGERINDGVIIPYRRKRSRVVADPVEVLSADGEYSKWDFSSSCKARNNQLNQDDQSIQEVTAINNSLRSNPWRYPKGKRTCRSVRRHLSGPNNMHAPFTTVDGNDRNLHCIESQKRSEGIEKVKEKANSPVYACPHQHSTETDEPGSAGAISNCELDAISTRVFPTGLCRARASMQSGSLNGKHSISSTGGAGKNHKLEVLSNKTTEPSGSEKTITFSSAKGINVATSNRIYYDYHRKPCNKNLPKSSFLKELLRLGVPESTPEITWKDSRRRRDMAFVRVLFSQHLDNNIIKQQKKILGRLGISVASCCRDATHFIADKFARTRNMLEAIALGKPVVTHLWLESCGQASCFIDEKNYILRDTKKEKEIGFSMPVSLTRATQHPLLKGRRVVITPSIKPDKEMITSLVKAVHGQPVERSQVFPAKDEKILDDLLILSCEEDHAICRPFLQKGAAVYSSELLLNGIVIQKLEYERHKLFTNQE; from the exons ATGGCTAATGTTAGCGACTCTAGCAATACTCAGATTCTTGACTCTCAGCCTCAGCCCCCATCATCACCACCATCTg TAGGAAATGAAGCTAATGATGTGACAGAAGTTGGGTATGCTACGGCTTATGAAGATACTGTTGTGCTTGATAGTCCATTAGCCGAAACCCAGTTGGAGAAACTTGTTTTTGATGATGAGGCTGTGGGTGATGGGATTGGGGGTGCAGTATGTGAGTATGAGGAAGAGGTGGTGCTTGACAGTGAGGATGAGGGAGTGCAGGGAAGTAAAGTGGTTAATGTTGTTAATGGCGTATTGGATGGTAAAGCCGGTAGAAGATTGAAAGGGAATGTGATGGACTTGTGGAAGGGGCAGCTCAGTTCGCCTTGTAAGCCAGTGGACATGGCATTGGCATCAAATGTCTCCAACCAGGAACAATTTGGAGCAG GGAATAAAGGctcttctataaattttgagagCACTGGTAGGGGAAACGATCTATCTCATCCACCTTCAAGTGATTACAACCTTGCTAGATTGAATTACATCAATTCTCAGGAACCTGGGGAGTCAGCTGAAGCCAATGCACTCAGGTTTGTGGATCACTTCTTGTCATCTAACAATGTTGGCATGTCTCCAAGTGTTGGCCATGGAAAGACTTTTAGGGAGAAATCACTTCCTGTATTCAGTGCAAAAGGAACTCAAAGTTTGGCAAAGAGAATTAAACTTGGAACCGCAATTGTAAAAACAGGAGCCCTTGAATGGACTGATAGTGATCAGCATGAAGGAGGTGGTGAAATTGCTAGCAAAAGGATGGAGGCATCTATTGATTTTGGAGGTTGCAAGCAGAAATCAGTGACAAGTCATCAGGACACCAGGAATCTTCACATTAAACGAGGTAGCAGCTTAGTTCATGAGGGCAAAGAGAACAATGAGTTCCTAAATCTCAGTAAGGAAATGATGCATTCAACTCGTGCTGATTCAAGATCTGCCTTATTCAGCTCAAAAGAGATTAACAGGACATTACAAGTAATTGAAGGTAACCCTGTTGAGGAATTAGAGGACCAGTTAGATGCTAGCTTAACAAGACAACAGTTGGAAGCTAGCGATATGGAAAGAGAAACATCTGACATGTTTGATATTGGTTTTAACACTCAAGTGGCTGTTGAAGCTATGGAAGCTCTAGCATATGGGCTCCCTGCAGGCGACAGTTATGGTAATGCTTATCAAAGTCCAGAAAACACCCTTGATCATTCTACAAGAGGTGTAAATGAGAATGAAGCTCATTTTGGACATTCGTCCTTACAAGAGACTGCTTGTTTTGATTTAGGAGACATAGCAAGAAAAACAAAGCGAAGAAAGCGTTCTGCTAGAAGATTTAGTAGAGGAAGTTCAGGTTCATTTCAGAAGCAGTCTGTAAATCAGGAGCTAGATCTTGAGTTGGCAATAACAACAAAAGTGAGAAGAGGCAAGTCCTCTGATCAGAGACAGTTAAACAGTGGAAATTCTGGTGATGCAATTGAAAGTTTAGGCAGAAGATCTGTTAAGCCTAATAAGCAAAGAAAGGCAGAGGGATCTTTAGAAAGGAACAAACTTAAAGAGTTTAAGATTGATGTGTGTTCACCTCTGTCAGTTGAAAATGTCTCACTTGGCAAAGTACAGTCCCAAGGAAAGTGTATGAATTTATCTCTGATTGCCCACCAAAACAGGCAGTGGATGTCAAGGGGTAATGTGATAAAGACTAAGGATCAATTAGATAATCCAGGAGATGTTATAATTCAATACAGAAGAAAGAAGAGCCGTGTAGCTGCTGATCCAGTTGAAGTTTTGAGAGCCAATGAAGGAAATTCCAAACTGGCCTTCAATTCATCTAGGGAAGCTAGAAACAGCAAATTGAATCACAAAGATCAATTTGTTCAAAGAAAGGCAGAGGCATCTTCGGAAGGTACCAAACTTAAAGAGTTTGAGATTGATGTGTGTTCTTCTGTGTCAGTTGAAAATATATCACTTGCCAAGGGACAGTCCCAAGGGAAGTGTATGAATCTATGTCCTGTTGCCCACCAAAACAGCCAAAGGATGTCAGAGGGTAAGTTGATAAGGACTAAGAATCTAGGAGAAAGGATAAATGATGGTGTTATAATTCCATACAGAAGAAAGAGGAGCCGTGTAGTAGCTGATCCAGTTGAAGTTTTGAGTGCTGATGGAGAATATTCCAAATGGGACTTCAGTTCATCTTGCAAAGCTAGAAACAACCAATTGAATCAAGATGATCAATCAATTCAAGAGGTCACTGCCATAAACAATTCCTTAAGATCAAATCCATGGAGATATCCAAAAGGGAAAAGAACATGTCGTAGTGTACGAAGACATTTAAGTGGACCTAATAACATGCATGCCCCATTCACAACAGTAGATGGAAATGACAGAAATCTTCATTGTATTGAAAGTCAAAAAAGGTCAGAGGGCATTGAAAAAGTGAAGGAGAAAGCAAATTCACCAGTATATGCTTGCCCACATCAGCATTCTACAGAAACTGATGAACCAGGTTCTGCTGGTGCTATTTCAAACTGTGAATTAGATGCCATCAGTACAAGAGTATTTCCTACAGGTTTGTGCAGAGCCAGGGCATCTATGCAATCTGGAAGTCTAAATGGGAAACATTCTATATCATCTACTGGTGGTGCAGGAAAGAACCATAAGTTGGAGGTGTTATCAAACAAGACTACTGAGCCATCTGGTTCAGAAAAAACTATTACATTTAGCTCCGCCAAGGGCATAAATGTGGCAACATCCAATCGTATATATTATGATTATCACAGAAAACCATGCAACAAAAACCTACCAAAATCATCCTTTTTGAAAGAGCTTTTAAGACTGGGTGTCCCTGAGTCAACACCTGAGATTACCTGGAAAGACTCAAGAAGACGAAGAGATATGGCATTTGTTCGAGTCTTGTTTAGCCAGCATTTGGACAACAATATCATCAAGCAACAGAAAAAG ATCCTGGGACGACTGGGCATATCCGTTGCATCATGTTGCAGGGATGCCACACATTTCATAGCTGACAAATTTGCACGTACAAGGAATATGTTGGAAGCCATTGCTCTTGGAAAACCAGTGGTGACACATTTATGGCTAGAGAGCTGTGGACAAGCAAGCTGCTTCATTGATGAGAAAAATTACATTCTGAGGgataccaaaaaagaaaaggaaattggCTTTAGCATGCCTGTCTCACTAACTCGTGCAACCCAACATCCACTTCTAAAG GGTCGCAGAGTCGTCATTACCCCAAGTATAAAACCTGATAAAGAAATGATTACAAGCTTGGTCAAAGCAGTTCATGGCCAG CCAGTGGAGAGAAGTCAAGTATTTCCAGCAAAGGATGAAAAGATCCTAGATGATCTTTTGattctttcttgtgaagaagatCATGCAATCTGTAGGCCTTTCCTTCAGAAAG GAGCTGCAGTCTACAGTTCAGAGCTTTTACTGAATGGAATAGTTATTCAGAAATTGGAATACGAAAG